A genome region from Nocardiopsis exhalans includes the following:
- a CDS encoding MucR family transcriptional regulator has product MEYGDADSYGIYGQLTTGNDGGLICHECGQERAFLGRHVRVHGLTAATYRERHGLGRSTPLASEDLRGRLGEKATARVGSPAWGRFEAARDTDAARQESVRVWREEPPRPQTRHARAAKAVSVSRSRKPRWCGVDGCGRRHVADGLCRTHYERRKRKGDVQADIPVRARKGGPQRS; this is encoded by the coding sequence ATGGAGTACGGGGACGCAGACAGCTACGGCATCTACGGGCAACTCACCACCGGAAATGACGGCGGCCTGATCTGTCACGAATGCGGCCAGGAGCGGGCGTTCCTCGGGCGCCACGTGCGTGTCCACGGGCTCACCGCAGCCACCTACAGGGAGCGGCACGGGCTCGGGCGGTCCACACCGCTCGCTTCCGAGGATTTGCGCGGACGCCTCGGGGAGAAAGCTACCGCCCGTGTGGGCTCCCCCGCCTGGGGCCGGTTCGAGGCCGCACGCGACACCGACGCGGCAAGACAGGAGTCCGTGCGGGTGTGGCGCGAGGAGCCCCCGCGGCCGCAGACCCGTCACGCTCGCGCGGCCAAGGCCGTGTCCGTGTCTCGGTCCCGCAAACCTCGTTGGTGTGGTGTAGACGGGTGTGGGCGTAGGCACGTAGCGGATGGGTTGTGTCGCACTCACTACGAGCGGCGTAAACGCAAGGGAGATGTGCAGGCGGACATCCCGGTGAGGGCACGCAAGGGCGGACCGCAGCGGAGCTGA